One genomic segment of Erpetoichthys calabaricus chromosome 7, fErpCal1.3, whole genome shotgun sequence includes these proteins:
- the LOC127525815 gene encoding cyclin-dependent kinases regulatory subunit 2, translating into MSHKQIYYSDKYSDDLYEYRHVMLPKELAKQVPKTHLMSEEEWRRLGVQQSLGWVHYMIHEPEPHILLFRRPLPKD; encoded by the exons atgtctcacaaacagatCTATTATTCGGACAAATATTCCGACGATCTCTATGAATACAG GCATGTTATGTTACCAAAGGAACTTGCAAAACAGGTGCCCAAAACTCACCTAATGTCtgaagaagaatggagaagactGGGTGTTCAGCAGAGTCTAGGCTGGGTGCATTACATGATTCATGAACCAG AGCCACACATTCTGTTGTTTAGACGACCTCTCCCAAAAGACTGA